The Stappia sp. genome window below encodes:
- the addB gene encoding double-strand break repair protein AddB produces MPARAAPDIVTIPPSAPFLETLVDEIVSGRLVPGLDLVADPLALADVTLYLPTRRAARALPALFQARLDRAAVLLPSIRALGDVDEDAQQLGAAREVAGLPPALPDMHRKLAMTRLVQAWEGALRREVLELGAEAVLRTPASAADAAWLAGDLIALMDEMETEEISWAGLTDLVPEDHARYWQITLDFLKIAMSHWPEHLAAQNAMDPKARRSALIRREAERLRTTRPRGPVIVAGATGSVPATADLLAAVAGLDRGTIVLPGFDATLDPRSWTEILGTPETPGTPSHPQYGMARLVQGLGVRRDEIAALAPVGGPHALRDRIVAEALRPAQTTDRWPEIRRGLDPRALQEAFAEVDLLVARNEAEEALTAAVILRKAVAEGQTAALVTPDRTLARRVIVELTRWGIQADDSAGRPLDQTAPGVLARLAARLSLDGLEPVALLALLKHPLTRLGLPAKDVRASARVLERAVLRGPRPQTGTRGLKDAVMAARDLAVATPEHRAPRWKRVHAPDWEPLLDLVDRLAEALAPLEGFAGEAGASAAQAGDGKDSEPVPVVDLVAAHEEVLRRLARDETGGHDELYAGEAGEGLAQAFADMLDGRDAGLAVPARDWPDVFLALVSGLNVRRRLPGDPRIAILGPMEARLQPFDLVVLGALNEGTWPQRTRNDPWLNRPMKHGIGLDPPERRIGAAAHDFQQALGARRVVLSRAERADGAPTVPSRWLLRLTTLLGDGAESPVAAMRARGDGWRDLAARLDRPDGPVRPAARPAPAPPVAARPARLSVTEVETLIRDPYAIYARKVLGLDPVDPIGGDPGAAEKGTLIHDILADFLSGWTGPFDATAEAHLLDLGRARFAAFEAFPAVRAIWWLRFTRIARAFVRHEAEGAETVAGRHLEIPGALDLDLAPGRTVTLSARADRIDRTRDGTLSVIDYKTGQAPSLAQVSALLAPQLPLEAAMIAEGAFADVEATLPVTDLVYLRLTGGRVPLEVARRNPKEAAVAELAAEALLRTKRLFAGYEDPATGYLSRARVLMEQEVSGAYDHLARVREWALASEPGAGGDGA; encoded by the coding sequence ATGCCCGCCCGTGCCGCGCCCGATATCGTGACCATCCCGCCCTCGGCGCCGTTTCTCGAAACGCTGGTGGACGAGATCGTCTCGGGTCGTCTGGTGCCGGGGCTCGATCTCGTCGCCGATCCGCTGGCGCTGGCCGATGTCACGCTCTACCTGCCGACCCGCCGCGCGGCGCGCGCCTTGCCCGCGCTCTTTCAGGCGCGGCTCGACCGCGCGGCCGTGCTGCTGCCGTCGATCCGCGCGCTGGGCGATGTCGACGAGGACGCCCAGCAACTGGGAGCCGCGCGCGAGGTCGCCGGCCTGCCGCCGGCGCTGCCCGACATGCACCGCAAGCTCGCCATGACGCGGCTCGTGCAGGCCTGGGAAGGGGCGTTGCGGCGCGAGGTGCTGGAGCTTGGCGCGGAGGCCGTGCTGCGCACGCCGGCGTCCGCCGCCGACGCGGCCTGGCTCGCCGGCGATCTGATCGCGCTGATGGACGAGATGGAGACGGAGGAGATCTCCTGGGCGGGGCTGACCGATCTCGTACCGGAGGACCATGCCCGCTACTGGCAGATTACGCTGGATTTCCTCAAGATCGCGATGAGCCACTGGCCCGAGCATCTGGCCGCGCAAAACGCCATGGACCCCAAGGCGCGCCGCTCCGCGCTCATCCGCCGCGAGGCGGAGCGCCTGCGCACGACGCGTCCGCGCGGGCCGGTCATCGTCGCGGGCGCCACCGGCTCGGTGCCCGCCACCGCCGATCTGCTGGCCGCCGTCGCCGGGCTCGATCGGGGCACCATCGTGCTGCCCGGCTTCGACGCGACGTTGGACCCGCGCTCCTGGACCGAGATCCTGGGAACGCCCGAGACGCCCGGCACGCCGAGCCATCCGCAATACGGCATGGCCCGGCTCGTCCAGGGCCTCGGCGTGCGCCGCGACGAGATTGCCGCACTCGCGCCGGTCGGCGGGCCGCACGCCCTGCGCGACCGGATCGTCGCGGAAGCGCTGCGGCCCGCGCAAACGACAGACCGATGGCCTGAGATCCGGCGCGGGCTCGACCCGCGCGCTCTTCAGGAGGCCTTCGCCGAGGTAGATCTTCTGGTCGCCCGCAACGAGGCGGAGGAGGCGCTGACGGCGGCCGTCATTCTGCGCAAGGCGGTGGCGGAGGGACAGACGGCGGCCCTGGTCACGCCCGACCGGACGCTTGCGCGCCGGGTGATCGTGGAACTGACGCGCTGGGGCATTCAGGCCGACGACAGCGCCGGACGGCCGCTCGACCAGACCGCGCCCGGCGTTCTGGCGCGGCTTGCCGCCCGGCTTTCGCTCGACGGGCTGGAGCCGGTGGCGCTGCTCGCCCTCTTGAAGCACCCGCTGACCCGTCTTGGCTTGCCGGCAAAGGATGTCCGCGCCAGTGCCCGCGTGCTGGAGCGGGCGGTGCTGCGCGGCCCGCGTCCCCAGACCGGCACGCGCGGCCTGAAGGACGCCGTGATGGCGGCGCGGGATCTGGCGGTCGCGACGCCGGAGCATCGCGCCCCGCGCTGGAAGCGCGTGCACGCCCCCGACTGGGAGCCGCTGCTCGATCTCGTCGACCGGCTGGCCGAGGCGCTGGCGCCGCTCGAAGGCTTTGCCGGCGAGGCGGGGGCCAGCGCTGCACAGGCCGGCGATGGGAAGGACAGCGAACCGGTTCCCGTCGTGGATCTGGTGGCTGCCCATGAGGAGGTGCTGCGGCGTCTTGCCCGCGACGAGACCGGCGGGCATGACGAGCTTTACGCCGGCGAGGCCGGCGAGGGGCTGGCGCAGGCCTTCGCCGACATGCTCGACGGCCGCGACGCCGGGCTTGCCGTGCCGGCCCGTGACTGGCCGGATGTGTTTCTGGCGCTCGTGTCCGGGCTGAATGTGCGCCGGCGTCTTCCCGGCGATCCGCGCATCGCCATTCTCGGTCCCATGGAAGCCCGGCTGCAGCCGTTCGATCTCGTGGTGCTGGGCGCGCTCAACGAGGGCACCTGGCCGCAGCGCACGCGCAACGACCCCTGGCTCAACCGGCCGATGAAGCACGGCATCGGGCTCGATCCGCCGGAGCGGCGCATCGGCGCGGCGGCGCATGATTTCCAGCAGGCGCTGGGCGCGCGGCGCGTGGTGCTGTCGCGGGCCGAGCGGGCCGATGGCGCGCCGACCGTGCCCTCGCGCTGGCTGCTGCGGCTGACCACGCTGCTCGGCGACGGTGCCGAGAGCCCGGTTGCCGCGATGCGCGCGCGCGGGGACGGCTGGCGAGACCTCGCCGCCCGGCTCGACCGGCCGGACGGCCCCGTCCGCCCTGCCGCCCGCCCGGCGCCCGCCCCGCCGGTCGCGGCCCGGCCCGCGCGGCTGTCGGTCACCGAGGTCGAAACGCTGATCCGCGATCCTTACGCGATCTATGCCCGCAAGGTGCTGGGGCTTGATCCCGTGGATCCGATCGGCGGCGATCCGGGCGCGGCTGAAAAGGGCACGCTGATTCACGACATTCTCGCCGACTTCCTGAGCGGCTGGACGGGACCCTTCGACGCGACAGCGGAAGCGCATCTGCTCGATCTCGGCCGGGCGCGTTTCGCGGCCTTCGAGGCCTTTCCGGCCGTGCGCGCCATCTGGTGGCTGCGCTTCACGCGCATCGCGCGGGCCTTCGTGCGTCACGAGGCGGAGGGGGCCGAAACCGTTGCCGGCCGGCATCTGGAAATCCCCGGCGCGCTGGATCTCGATCTTGCGCCGGGGCGGACCGTGACCCTGAGCGCCCGCGCCGACCGCATCGACCGCACCCGCGACGGCACGCTTTCGGTGATCGACTACAAGACGGGTCAGGCGCCGAGCCTTGCCCAGGTCTCCGCCCTGCTCGCCCCGCAGCTGCCGCTGGAAGCCGCGATGATCGCCGAGGGTGCCTTCGCCGACGTCGAGGCGACGCTGCCGGTCACCGATCTCGTCTATCTGCGCCTGACCGGCGGGCGCGTGCCGCTGGAGGTCGCCCGGCGCAACCCGAAGGAGGCCGCCGTGGCCGAGCTTGCGGCGGAAGCGCTGCTGCGCACAAAACGGCTCTTTGCCGGCTATGAAGATCCGGCGACCGGCTATCTCTCCCGCGCCCGCGTCCTGATGGAGCAGGAGGTGAGCGGGGCGTACGATCATCTGGCCCGGGTGCGCGAATGGGCGCTCGCGAGCGAACCCGGCGCGGGAGGAGACGGCGCATGA
- the addA gene encoding double-strand break repair helicase AddA encodes MSGFEIPAATRARQAEAADPERSAWVSANAGSGKTFVLARRVIRLLLAGTPPSRILCLTFTKAAAAEMQTRVFETLGTWTGYDDARLSEEVAGIEGKAPDAERLARARHLFATALETPGGLKIQTIHAFCEALLHQFPLEANVAGHFAVLDDRQSADLLASARTQVLTRAEAAPDSPLGRALVFLIAEMPDSKVEAVLGELVAARDTLRRWLQEAGPVDRAIAELFRLFGLGPGETRAALDTQMAEAALIAPSEISAVADALDTGGKTDQTRAGHLRAAGAALRRDDAEGFREAWQRAFLTKDLKPAKVLATKAVATAHPQIVERLVAEQARLVALNDKRRAAYTLEGTAAALRLADAMLQAYEREKTRRGLMDFEDLIVRTAALLSRVDAALWVQYKLDRGLDHILVDEAQDTSPHQWQVIRALAEEFFAGASANPRTRTLFAVGDEKQSIYSFQGAVPAYFAEMRRFFETRARDAASPFSRVDLTLSFRSRPDVLSAVDAVFADPAVHKGLAQEPAPPVHEAIRRNEPGYVEIWPPEEAASVEIPDDWRAPIDRLSADSPMIRLAERIAQTVRAWETRGEADPGDVLVLVRKRGPFVDALTRALKLAGVPVAGSDRLILNEHIAVEDLIALGRFLLLPEDDLSLAAVLKSPLFGCDDDDLFALARPDGERLRPGTLWQALVKAATETPAWERVRARIESWRARADFMPPFEFYGRLLGADGGRLAFRTRLGSEVDDVLDEFLALTIAFEQTGTPGLEGFLAWFTAAPTQVKRELNAARGVVRIMTVHGAKGLEAPLVILVDGGAAPVVAQHDPDFLKAPRGGDPGAPPALVWLPSKEGRTPWHEAALGDLRGAAEEEYRRLLYVAMTRARDRLVVCGWAPRKGQHEACWQALIAAGLDPTARDGETATGAPCRVWQADGKVTAPPLLGRRAAPAGEGAQETGATETAEGDPDWLITPADPPARAPRLQPSAAFEEMETKEGPQPVAAGDALGDALARARDAASAALERGRLMHRLLELLPDLPPEDRRAAAVRFLSGQVGSGEDGGADDLAAEAIAVLEDPRFAQVFTGRARTEVPVVGRLTLDDGRAVEVSGQVDRLCVTDTDVLIVDFKTDRVVPESVKDIGAAYVTQLAVYRALLGEIYPHHAVRAALLYTSAPWLAELPQARLEEALARLRAQGDAVALRRSLA; translated from the coding sequence ATGAGCGGCTTCGAGATCCCCGCCGCCACACGGGCGCGTCAGGCCGAGGCCGCCGATCCGGAGCGCTCCGCCTGGGTGAGCGCCAATGCCGGCTCGGGCAAGACTTTCGTGCTGGCGCGACGGGTGATCCGTCTGCTGCTCGCCGGCACGCCGCCCTCGCGCATTCTGTGTCTGACCTTCACCAAGGCGGCGGCCGCCGAGATGCAGACCCGCGTCTTCGAGACGCTCGGCACCTGGACCGGCTACGACGACGCGCGCCTGTCGGAGGAAGTCGCCGGCATCGAGGGCAAGGCGCCGGACGCGGAAAGGCTGGCGCGCGCGCGCCATCTCTTCGCGACCGCGCTTGAAACGCCGGGCGGACTGAAGATCCAGACCATCCACGCCTTTTGCGAGGCGCTGCTCCATCAGTTTCCGCTGGAGGCGAATGTCGCCGGCCATTTCGCCGTGCTGGACGATCGCCAGTCGGCGGATCTTCTGGCGTCCGCGCGTACGCAGGTTCTGACCCGGGCGGAAGCCGCGCCCGACAGTCCGCTCGGCCGGGCGCTTGTTTTTCTCATCGCGGAGATGCCGGACAGCAAGGTCGAGGCGGTGCTCGGCGAGCTGGTCGCCGCCCGCGACACGCTGCGCCGCTGGCTGCAGGAGGCCGGCCCCGTCGACCGGGCGATTGCGGAACTCTTCCGGCTCTTCGGGCTCGGCCCCGGCGAGACGCGCGCCGCGCTCGATACGCAAATGGCCGAGGCGGCGCTGATCGCGCCAAGTGAGATCTCCGCCGTGGCCGACGCGCTCGACACCGGCGGCAAGACCGACCAGACCCGGGCCGGGCACCTGCGTGCGGCCGGCGCGGCCCTGCGCCGCGACGATGCGGAGGGCTTTCGCGAGGCCTGGCAGCGGGCGTTCCTGACCAAGGACCTGAAGCCGGCAAAGGTGCTTGCCACCAAGGCCGTCGCGACCGCGCATCCGCAGATCGTGGAGCGGCTTGTCGCCGAGCAGGCGCGGCTCGTCGCGCTCAACGACAAGCGCCGCGCGGCCTACACGCTGGAAGGCACGGCCGCCGCGCTGCGGCTCGCCGATGCCATGCTGCAGGCCTATGAGCGCGAAAAGACGCGGCGCGGGCTGATGGATTTCGAGGATCTCATCGTGCGCACCGCCGCACTGCTGTCGCGCGTCGATGCCGCCCTTTGGGTGCAATACAAGCTCGATCGGGGGCTCGATCACATCCTGGTGGACGAGGCGCAGGACACGAGCCCGCACCAGTGGCAGGTGATCCGCGCGCTCGCCGAGGAGTTCTTCGCCGGCGCCTCGGCCAATCCGCGCACCCGCACGCTGTTCGCGGTCGGCGACGAGAAACAGTCGATCTATTCGTTTCAGGGCGCGGTGCCGGCCTATTTCGCCGAGATGCGCCGCTTCTTCGAGACTCGCGCGCGCGACGCGGCCTCGCCCTTCTCGCGGGTCGATCTGACGCTCTCCTTCCGCTCGCGTCCCGACGTGCTGTCGGCGGTGGACGCGGTGTTCGCCGACCCGGCCGTCCACAAGGGGCTCGCGCAGGAGCCGGCGCCGCCGGTGCACGAGGCGATCCGGCGCAACGAGCCGGGCTACGTGGAGATCTGGCCGCCGGAGGAGGCGGCCAGCGTCGAGATCCCCGACGACTGGCGCGCGCCCATCGACCGGCTGTCGGCGGACAGCCCGATGATCCGCCTTGCCGAGCGCATCGCGCAGACCGTGCGCGCCTGGGAGACGCGCGGCGAGGCCGATCCGGGCGACGTTCTGGTTCTGGTGCGCAAGCGCGGCCCCTTCGTCGACGCGCTGACCCGGGCGCTGAAGCTCGCCGGCGTGCCGGTCGCCGGCAGCGACCGGCTGATCCTCAACGAGCATATCGCGGTCGAGGATCTCATCGCGCTCGGCCGCTTCCTGCTGTTGCCGGAAGACGATCTGTCGCTGGCCGCCGTTCTCAAGAGCCCGCTGTTCGGCTGCGACGACGACGATCTCTTCGCCCTCGCCCGCCCCGACGGCGAGCGCCTGCGCCCCGGAACGCTCTGGCAGGCGCTGGTCAAGGCGGCTACCGAGACGCCGGCCTGGGAGCGGGTGCGGGCGCGCATCGAGAGCTGGCGGGCGCGGGCGGACTTCATGCCGCCTTTCGAGTTCTACGGCCGCCTGCTCGGGGCCGACGGCGGACGGCTGGCGTTTCGCACCCGCCTGGGCAGCGAGGTCGACGATGTGCTCGACGAGTTCCTGGCCCTCACGATCGCCTTCGAGCAGACCGGCACGCCGGGGCTTGAGGGGTTTCTGGCCTGGTTCACGGCCGCGCCGACCCAAGTGAAACGCGAGTTGAACGCCGCGCGCGGGGTCGTGCGGATCATGACCGTGCATGGCGCCAAGGGGCTGGAGGCGCCGCTGGTCATTCTGGTCGATGGCGGGGCGGCGCCGGTCGTTGCGCAGCACGATCCGGATTTTCTGAAAGCGCCCCGCGGCGGCGATCCCGGCGCGCCGCCGGCGCTCGTCTGGCTGCCGTCGAAGGAGGGACGCACACCCTGGCACGAGGCGGCGCTGGGCGACTTGCGCGGCGCGGCGGAAGAGGAATATCGCCGGCTGCTCTATGTCGCCATGACTCGGGCCCGCGACCGCCTGGTCGTCTGCGGCTGGGCGCCGCGCAAGGGGCAGCACGAGGCCTGCTGGCAGGCGCTGATCGCCGCCGGGCTCGATCCCACCGCGCGCGATGGCGAGACGGCGACCGGCGCGCCCTGCCGCGTGTGGCAGGCGGACGGCAAGGTGACCGCGCCGCCGCTGCTGGGCCGGCGGGCCGCGCCGGCCGGTGAGGGGGCGCAGGAGACCGGGGCGACCGAAACAGCGGAAGGCGATCCGGACTGGCTCATCACGCCCGCCGATCCGCCGGCCCGCGCGCCGCGTCTTCAGCCGTCCGCCGCCTTCGAGGAGATGGAAACGAAGGAGGGGCCGCAACCCGTTGCCGCCGGAGATGCGCTCGGGGATGCGCTGGCGCGCGCCCGCGACGCGGCCTCGGCCGCGCTGGAGCGCGGCCGGCTGATGCACCGTCTGCTGGAACTGCTGCCCGACCTTCCCCCCGAGGACCGGCGCGCCGCGGCCGTGCGGTTTCTCTCCGGCCAGGTCGGCTCCGGGGAAGATGGCGGCGCCGACGATCTTGCCGCCGAGGCCATCGCCGTTCTGGAGGATCCGCGCTTCGCGCAGGTGTTCACGGGCCGCGCCCGCACCGAGGTGCCCGTGGTCGGGCGGCTGACGCTGGACGACGGGCGCGCGGTCGAGGTGTCCGGGCAGGTCGACCGGCTCTGCGTGACCGACACCGATGTGCTGATCGTGGATTTCAAGACGGACCGGGTGGTGCCGGAAAGCGTGAAGGACATCGGCGCGGCCTATGTCACGCAGCTCGCCGTCTATCGCGCGCTGCTGGGCGAGATCTATCCGCATCATGCGGTGCGCGCCGCGCTGCTCTACACCTCCGCCCCCTGGCTGGCCGAACTCCCGCAGGCGCGGCTGGAGGAGGCCCTGGCGCGCTTGCGCGCGCAAGGCGATGCGGTCGCCTTGCGACGATCGCTTGCTTGA
- a CDS encoding trimeric intracellular cation channel family protein, which translates to MGDILQILDFLGVAVFAVTGALVASRLRLDFLAFVFFAVFTGVGGGTLRDLVLGAPVFWVEDQTYLLVCLAIGAALWLGAGLVERIDKPVRWADAMGVAAYSVMGAAKTLSLAHPPLVAVLMGVATATFGGIIRDTIAGQPSALLKPEIYLTAAFAGAGGYVALSVAGVPDWPAAAAGVALALVLRGGAIVKGWCLPPYRPPDETRPDDPA; encoded by the coding sequence ATGGGGGACATTCTTCAGATCCTCGACTTTCTGGGCGTCGCCGTCTTCGCCGTGACCGGGGCGCTGGTCGCCTCGCGCCTGCGGCTCGACTTCCTGGCCTTCGTGTTCTTCGCGGTCTTCACCGGCGTGGGCGGGGGCACCCTGCGCGACCTGGTCCTCGGCGCGCCGGTCTTCTGGGTGGAGGACCAGACCTATCTGCTCGTGTGCCTGGCCATCGGCGCCGCGCTCTGGCTCGGCGCCGGGCTTGTGGAGCGCATCGACAAGCCGGTGCGCTGGGCGGATGCCATGGGGGTTGCCGCCTATTCGGTGATGGGGGCGGCCAAGACCCTGTCGCTGGCCCATCCGCCGCTGGTCGCGGTGCTGATGGGGGTCGCGACCGCGACCTTCGGCGGCATCATCCGCGACACCATCGCCGGCCAGCCCTCCGCGCTGCTCAAGCCGGAAATCTATCTGACTGCCGCCTTTGCCGGGGCAGGCGGCTATGTCGCCCTGTCCGTGGCCGGCGTGCCCGACTGGCCGGCGGCGGCCGCCGGCGTGGCGCTCGCGCTTGTCCTGCGCGGCGGGGCCATCGTGAAGGGCTGGTGCCTGCCGCCCTATCGGCCGCCGGACGAGACGCGGCCCGACGATCCCGCGTGA
- a CDS encoding integration host factor subunit beta, whose protein sequence is MIKSELVQRIAEQNPHLYQRDVENIVNAILDEITNALCEGNRVELRGFGAFSVKNRPARTGRNPRTGQKVEVEEKYVPFFKTGKEMRERLNDGDDVGE, encoded by the coding sequence ATGATCAAGTCGGAACTGGTGCAGCGGATTGCCGAGCAAAATCCGCATCTCTACCAGCGGGACGTCGAAAATATCGTCAATGCCATTCTCGACGAGATCACCAACGCCCTTTGCGAGGGAAACCGTGTCGAGCTGCGCGGCTTCGGTGCCTTCTCGGTGAAGAACCGCCCGGCGCGGACCGGACGCAATCCGCGCACGGGCCAGAAGGTCGAGGTGGAGGAAAAATACGTTCCCTTCTTCAAGACCGGCAAGGAAATGCGCGAGCGGCTGAACGACGGCGACGACGTCGGCGAGTGA
- the trxA gene encoding thioredoxin gives MATAVVTDESFENDVLKAAGPVVVDFWAEWCGPCKMIAPALEELSNEMDGEVTIAKLNIDENQNIAMKYGVRSIPTLIMFKDGEPVSTQIGAAPKNKLADWIKTAS, from the coding sequence ATGGCCACCGCAGTCGTAACTGATGAATCCTTCGAAAACGACGTCCTGAAGGCCGCCGGCCCGGTCGTCGTCGACTTCTGGGCGGAATGGTGCGGCCCGTGCAAGATGATCGCGCCGGCGCTCGAGGAACTGTCGAACGAGATGGACGGCGAGGTCACGATCGCCAAGCTCAACATCGACGAGAACCAGAACATCGCCATGAAATACGGCGTGCGGTCGATCCCGACGCTGATCATGTTCAAGGACGGCGAGCCCGTCTCCACGCAGATCGGCGCCGCGCCGAAGAACAAGCTCGCCGACTGGATCAAGACGGCGTCCTGA
- the grpE gene encoding nucleotide exchange factor GrpE, with protein MNDSNETSTPKPEDAAAEAADARADDAAAEQPAEADAELDPVEALRAENQEMKDRVLRTMAEMENLRRRTEKEIKDSRQYSVANFARDMLNVGDNLRRALDAISDDARAAADETMRALIEGVEMTEREMLKQLEKHGVTRLDPAGERFDPNYHQAMFEVPNPDVPSNTVVQVVQAGYVIGDRVLRPAMVGVAKGGPKERKPDDGGEAGATPGATVDKTA; from the coding sequence ATGAACGACAGCAACGAGACATCCACCCCGAAGCCCGAGGACGCCGCCGCCGAGGCCGCGGACGCCCGCGCCGACGACGCGGCCGCGGAACAGCCGGCGGAGGCCGATGCCGAGCTCGATCCGGTCGAGGCGCTGCGCGCCGAAAACCAGGAAATGAAGGATCGCGTGCTGCGCACCATGGCGGAGATGGAAAACCTCCGCCGCCGCACCGAGAAGGAAATCAAGGACAGCCGGCAGTATTCGGTCGCAAATTTCGCGCGCGACATGCTGAACGTCGGCGACAATCTGCGCCGGGCGCTGGACGCGATTTCCGACGACGCCCGCGCCGCCGCCGACGAGACGATGCGCGCCCTGATCGAAGGCGTGGAGATGACCGAGCGCGAGATGCTCAAGCAGCTCGAGAAGCACGGCGTCACCCGGCTCGACCCGGCCGGCGAGCGCTTCGACCCGAACTACCATCAGGCGATGTTCGAGGTCCCCAATCCCGACGTGCCGAGCAACACGGTGGTGCAGGTCGTGCAGGCCGGCTATGTGATCGGCGATCGCGTGCTGCGCCCGGCCATGGTCGGCGTGGCCAAGGGCGGGCCGAAGGAGCGCAAGCCCGATGACGGCGGCGAGGCCGGCGCGACACCGGGCGCGACGGTCGACAAGACCGCCTGA
- a CDS encoding LapA family protein, whose protein sequence is MTRFLKNLVLIPIAIVLIALAVANRHTVTLSLDPFSRVDPAVSVEAPLFWFLFAAVAFGVFIGGVASWAGQGKWRKEARVKRREADQWHREADRLKAVQEPAPKGPQLPAPSDKSRSAA, encoded by the coding sequence GTGACCCGCTTCCTGAAAAACCTTGTGCTGATCCCGATCGCCATCGTGCTGATCGCGCTGGCGGTGGCGAACCGTCACACGGTGACCTTGTCGCTGGACCCTTTCTCGCGCGTCGATCCGGCGGTTTCGGTCGAGGCGCCGCTGTTCTGGTTCCTCTTCGCCGCCGTCGCCTTCGGCGTCTTCATCGGCGGCGTCGCCTCCTGGGCGGGACAGGGCAAATGGCGCAAGGAAGCCCGCGTGAAGCGGCGCGAGGCCGACCAGTGGCACAGGGAGGCCGACCGGCTCAAGGCCGTTCAGGAACCGGCGCCCAAGGGCCCGCAGCTTCCCGCCCCGTCCGACAAGTCCCGCTCGGCGGCCTGA
- the sppA gene encoding signal peptide peptidase SppA — protein sequence MSLDADAIVDRRRLRRKVTFWRVAAFVVAIAAVIGALAWSGGFGSFSKRAAHVARVDISGVIVDDRDRLALLKSLTENRNVRAVLLDIDSPGGSTVGGEALYQALRDLADEKPVVATIGTLGASAGYMTAIAADHIVARRTSLTGAIGVYIQYGNIKGLLDTLGVEVDVVRSGPLKAEPNFFSQTPDAARDNLQAVIDDSYDWFVELVGTRRGIDPETLRTVTQGGIYSGERAQALGLVDAIGGQAEARAWLAETHQISADLPLVTWAPSRDLDELPFGARLARAAGAGFADALAAGLGGAKALVPEGVTLDGLVSVWHAQTAADGSNGSGGQE from the coding sequence ATGTCCCTAGATGCCGACGCCATCGTCGACCGCCGTCGTCTGCGCCGCAAGGTGACCTTCTGGCGGGTCGCCGCCTTCGTCGTCGCAATCGCCGCGGTGATCGGCGCTCTGGCATGGAGCGGCGGGTTCGGCTCCTTCTCCAAGCGCGCCGCCCATGTCGCGCGGGTGGATATCAGCGGCGTCATCGTCGACGACCGCGACCGTCTGGCGCTGCTGAAGTCGCTGACCGAGAACCGCAACGTGCGCGCCGTCCTGCTCGACATCGACTCGCCCGGCGGATCGACCGTCGGCGGCGAGGCGCTCTATCAGGCGCTGCGCGATCTGGCCGACGAAAAGCCGGTGGTGGCCACAATCGGCACGCTCGGCGCCTCGGCGGGCTACATGACCGCCATCGCCGCCGATCACATCGTCGCCCGGCGGACCTCGCTCACCGGCGCCATCGGCGTCTACATCCAGTACGGCAACATCAAGGGCCTGCTCGACACGCTCGGCGTCGAGGTCGACGTGGTGCGCTCCGGGCCGCTGAAGGCGGAGCCGAACTTCTTTTCGCAAACCCCGGACGCCGCCCGCGACAATCTTCAGGCGGTGATCGACGACAGCTACGACTGGTTCGTGGAGCTGGTCGGCACGCGGCGCGGGATCGACCCCGAGACCCTGCGCACGGTCACGCAGGGCGGGATCTACTCCGGCGAACGGGCCCAGGCCCTCGGTCTCGTCGATGCGATCGGCGGGCAGGCGGAGGCCCGCGCCTGGCTTGCCGAGACGCATCAGATCTCCGCCGACCTGCCGCTGGTCACCTGGGCGCCGAGCCGGGATCTGGACGAGCTGCCCTTCGGCGCGCGGCTGGCCCGGGCGGCGGGTGCCGGCTTCGCCGACGCCCTTGCCGCCGGCCTCGGCGGCGCGAAGGCACTTGTGCCGGAAGGGGTTACGCTTGACGGTCTCGTATCCGTTTGGCACGCTCAGACAGCGGCGGACGGGAGCAACGGCTCTGGGGGGCAGGAATGA
- a CDS encoding VOC family protein, producing MPVPHGVFYWNELMTRDPDGAKAFYEGALGWTFEGMPDPEGGTYWLAMCAGVDRPVCGIFTMSGPKFDGVTDHWMPYIAVDDVDARSQAAVEHGATLLQPPFDVPGIGRIAVLKEPGGAVVGWMTPVDQEM from the coding sequence ATGCCGGTGCCGCACGGTGTCTTTTACTGGAACGAGTTGATGACCCGCGATCCGGACGGGGCCAAGGCCTTCTACGAGGGTGCGCTCGGCTGGACCTTCGAAGGGATGCCGGATCCCGAGGGCGGAACCTACTGGCTCGCGATGTGCGCCGGCGTCGACCGGCCCGTGTGCGGCATCTTCACGATGTCCGGGCCGAAGTTCGACGGCGTGACGGATCACTGGATGCCCTATATCGCCGTCGACGACGTCGATGCGCGCTCTCAGGCCGCGGTGGAACACGGCGCGACGCTGCTGCAGCCGCCCTTCGATGTGCCGGGGATCGGGCGGATCGCCGTGCTGAAGGAGCCCGGCGGGGCCGTGGTCGGCTGGATGACGCCGGTCGACCAGGAGATGTGA